In Vicinamibacteria bacterium, the genomic stretch TTCTGGGGAGAGCGGGGTCGCCCGCACGACTACGGCATTGACAGCGATTGTCGCCGGGCGCATGATGGAGATGTCTTTATCAGAGAGACGCTCTCCCCGCCCGATTGATCCCACAAGAGGATCTCAATCCTGCGAGCATCATAGTGATGAGGATAGAATCGGGCGCCAATGCTTGGAACTGTGCCGTCTCGCATACTCGTTATCGATGACGACCCTGCTGTGGGCGCGCTCTATCGCGCCGCCCTCGAGCTCGATGGCTTCTCGGTCACGGTGACCAGCAACGGACATGACGGTATCCAGCAGATCCTCGAGAGTCGCCCTCACCTTGTCATCCTCGACATCTTGATGCCCGTCATGGACGGCTGGGAGGTCCTCGGTCGTCTCCGGACCCTGGAGGCTCCACCGCCGGTCATCGTTGCCACTGCGGCCGAGGTCTCGTCGCGGGCCCTCGCCGCCGGCGCCACGGCTTGGTATTCCAAGGCCACCTCTCTGTCGCTCCTTCGCGAGGCATGTCGACGGCTTCTTGACGGGAATTAGCCCACCCCGGCTTCTGGGCTCACAGGTGTCGGGCATGGGCGAGGGCTTCATCAACGAGAAATCGCCGGCAACCGCCGCCTGGTGAGGCCCTGCCAATCTTGAGCGTGCAGCTCCGGCTGCTTCGCCCTCGAGCCGGCCTCCGCTCTATCGAGGGCCCCTAATCATCGCGTTCAGCGGATGGCGATCTGGGCCGGACCGAGGCCCGCTCGGATCCGGCGGATTCCTTCGCTTTGATGACCAGGCACGGCTCCTTGAGAACCGCGGCATCGGCTCTCCAGCCCGACCAGACGAGGGCGGCACCGAGCAGCGATAGGACTTCTTCGTCCTTCCTCGGCTCAACACTGCTCCTTGGCCTCGGCAGAGCCTCTACGAACGCCCGGGCCGCCAGCAGAGCATCGTCCGCGTGCGACCCTGGCTTTGCCGCCGGAGGCAGGAACGCTTCCCAGAGCAGGAACCCGGACGGAGCCCGCTCGAAGGCATCCCAGGAAAGGACGCAGGGAACTTCTGCGGACACGGCTGCGCGGATGTGTTTGAGGATCCACGCCACTTCCGTAAGCCCCGCGGCGAGGATCCCCGCTCCCGCCACCGCCGACCATGCCCGGGAGCCTTCTCCCGCCCTGGCCCGCGTGAGATCCCCGGCCGCGGCGGCAACGGGGACGAACAAGGGGCACCCGAACCCGAGCGCCGTCCTGCCGGCGCGGACCAGACAGCGAGATACGCTGCTGATCAGGTCGAGAATATCCTCCCCCTGTTCGACCTTCGAGGAGGGGCCGATGTGAGCCCATCCAAAGCGTCGTCTCTTGACGGAGCCAATGTCGGCGCAGAACACATCGAGGGTGGGTCGCGGAAGATTCATGCGTAGAGCGTTGTCGGCGGCTGACCCTAACGAAGACCCTCGGCTGGCGCGCGCCTCAATGTCCATGCGGCCAGGGGGCCCGCGGGAGTGCAGTCACATAGCTGCTGACGAGGGTGTGGATCTGCTGAAGGTCCGGGGACGCCAAACTCAAGAAACGCAGCCCGCAACCCGGCGGAAGATCCAGGACCCTGCGCTCCCACCGGGCATTGTGCCACCTCACGACGCTATCGACGGACAGCTGGGCCTGCCGCCCCGGAAGGGGAAAGGAAATGACGAAGTTCTCGCCGACGTCGGGAACAGGTTCGAGGGCTACGTAGACGCCGGCGGCGCTCAAGTCGCAGGTCTTGGCGACGTACCGTCCCTTGACTCCCAGGAGTTGGCACGGCTTCGCGAACGGGATCCGGGAAAGGCCGGAGGAGGGCTCACGGACCGGGAACGGCCGCTTTCCCGAAGTCTCGCCGCGGACGTCGAAGCGAGCGGCCGCGATCCTCCCTTCTAGAGGCGAGGCGGGGCGGCGCCGCTCTGGTCGTTGCCGTGCCCCCCAGTGCCCCTGGCGACGCTCCTTGCCGTCCCACAGCTTTCCAAATGCCCGTCCGTCGAGGCGGCGGAGGGTCGCCAGGAGAGTCTGGGGCAGGGCCCGTTTGGGCAAGAGCGCGTCGGCGCCCGTTTTCCCTGTCGAGCCCAAGTACGCATCCTCACCGTGGCCGGTGAGGAGCACCACCACCATCCTTGGCCACTCCGCCTTGATCGCGCGGGCGCCCTCGATTCCCTCCAGCGAGGGTCCGATCGACAGGAGCACTCCGTCGGGTCGGTGGATGGTGGCGAGGTGGGCTGCCTGACGGGGGTTGTCGCCAAGGGTGCACACCGCACCCGCACGCTCGAGGATCTCGGCCACGATGGCTCTCACGGTTGGATCGGGATCGACGACCAGGATAAAGGCCACGGGACTCCCCCCTCACATGAGCTCTCGGTGAGGCTCCGGCATGCCTAAACGCAATCCGTATACCGGGAGGCGTGGTTCGTGCAAACGATTCGTGCAGAGTGACTTGGAAAAAACCGAGTGCGGCGGGGTGGGCATCCAGGTTCCGCTTCTCGGCATTTCGATACCGTTCCCTCGGCACGGAGCTGACGGCCCCGCGACGATCCAAAGACGGAGGCCCCCGTCCGATGCGAGGCCGTCACGAGTGGCGGCTCAGGAAATCGTCTTGCGAAATGCCCGTGTGCTGAGGCCGACCAGGATCGTGCAAAGGCCGAGGAGCGCGGCCACGTTCGGCCAGAGGTCCGTGAAGCCCGCCCCCCTGATGATGATGCCCCGGGCAATCGCGATGAAGTGCGTGGCGGGAAGGATCCGGGAGACGTATTGCAGGAAGCGTGGCAGGGACGCGATCGGGAACACATAGCCGGAGAGCATGATGGAGGGGAGGAGGAAGGCTTGGGCACCCTGCATCGCCTCCATTTGCGTGTTGGCCCGAGAAGAGACCAGGAGGCCGGTGGCCAGGAGGGCGAAGAGGTACACGAGGGAGAGGCCCAACAGCAGGAAGACGTCGCCGTGGATCGGCACCCGGAAGACCCAGGTCATGAGGAGGAGGATCAGGATCAGCTGGACGAAACCCAGGGCCAGGTAGGGCAGCAGCTTCCCTACGACCACGGCCAGGGGGGAGACGGGCGTGACCATGAGCTGCTCCAGCGTCCCCCGTTCGCGCTCGCGGACGATGGAGAAGGCGGCGAGGACGGTCCCGGAGAAGGTGAGGAGGATGGCCACGAGCCCGGGAATGAGGAGGTTCGCGCTCCTCGAGTCCGGGTTGAAGAGGAGGAGGGCGGAGGGCGTGAGGGGGAGTCCCGTGAGGCCGAACTTCCGGGTGAGCTCGTCCAGGGATTGGCTCAAAGCGAGGCCGTTGGCGGCGGCCAGCGCCTGGCCGGAGACCGAGGAATCGGAGCCATCCACGAGGACGAGGAAGTCGGCTGGCCTTCCTTCCAGGCGCTTCCGGGCGTAGTCCGGCGGGACCTCGATCCCCACTTGCGCGTGGCCGGCCACGATCTCCTCGCGCAACGCTTGACGCGAGGACGATTCGCCCACCACGTCGAAATAGCTCGTGTTGACGAATTCGCGGATGAGCTCCCGACTCTGGGCGGTGCGGCTCTGGTCGAAGATGGCCGTCGGCACGTGCCGCACGTTCGTGTCGATGAGTCCGAAAAGGCCGAGCTGGAAGACGGGGATGATCAGGGCAAAGCGCATCGTCCCCCGGTCCCGCACCATCTGGATGGCCTCCTTGCGGAGCACGGCCCAGAACCCTCTCATTGCGCTTTCTCCACAGGCGCCCCGTTTTGGAGCGCGGCCTGGATCTTCGTGAGGCGGACAAAGACGTCTTCGAGGGCTGGCTCGATGGGATGGACGCGCACACTGGCATGGGCGCTGGCCTCGAGGTCCCGGGCGATCTGCGCGTCAGGTACGGAGGCGTCGAGCAGGATATGCAGGGCATTGCCGAAAATGGTCACGTCTTCGACGTAGGGCAGCGAGCGCGCGAGGCCCATGACCGCAGCCGCACCCCCCTCACACTCAGCCTTTACGCGCCTCATCCCCTTGGGTGTGACCTCGGGCAGGTTGACGAGCTCCGAGGGCTTCCCCGAGATGAGAAGGTGGGAGAGGTAGAGGTAGCCGACGGTTCCGCACCGTTCGGCCTCGTCCATGTAATGGGTCGTGACCACGAGGGTGACGTCTTTCGCCGCCAGTTCGAAGAGCAGGTTCCAGAGCTCGCGGCGGGCCACGGGGTCGATCCCCGCCGTGGGCTCGTCCAGGAAGAGAACCCGTGGTTCGTGCATCAGCCCCGCGGCCAGCGAGAGGCGCTGTTTCCAGCCGCCGGAGAGCTGCCCCGCCAAGCGGTGCCGGTACGGCTCCAGCTTGGTGAGCTCGATGGCCCATTCCCGGCGCTCCCGCAGGCGCGCTCCGCGGAGCCCGTAGACGGCGGCGAAAAAGTCGAGGTTTTCCAAGACCGACAGGTCCTCGTAGAGGGAGAACCGCTGGGGCACGTACCCGATCCGGCGCCGGATCTCCTCCCCCTCCTTCCGGACATCGAGCCCGTCGACACTGGCCTCCCCCTCCGTGGGATTGAGGAGGCCGCACAGGATCCGGATGAGCGTCGACTTGCCGGACCCGTTGGGACCAAGGAGGCCGTAGATCTCCCCCCGCCTCACCGCGAGGGAGACGCGGTCCAGGGCGCGGAAAGCGCCGAAATCGCGGGATACACCCTGCACCACGATTCCAAAATCGCCGTTTCGTTGGGGGCTCGTGGACACTCGCGCTTCCCCTACGGTTTGAGCGTCACGAGGGCGGACATGCCAGGCTTGAGTTCGGGGGTGGGGGTGATGGACACTTTCACGCCGAAGACAAGGTCTGTCCTCTGGTCCAGGGTCTGGATGTTCCTCGGTGTGTACTCCCCTTTCTCTCGAATCTCCACGATCTTCCCCGGGAACGCGCGGCGGGGGAACGTGTCCACGGCGAGGGACGCTTCCTGTCCCATTCGGACCAGACCCATCTGCGTCTCCGGGACGTACACCCGCACCCAGAGCTGGTTCATCTCGAGCAGATTGAGCACCGCCTGGTTGGCGGCCACGAGGTCACCCGGGCGGAGACTGAAGGATTGGACGACGCCGTCCGCGGGCGCCGTCACCACCATCTCCTTTCGCTGGCGTAGAAGGTAGGCGAGATGCGACTCCTGCTGGGCTAGACTGCCGCGCGCGGCATCGATGTCCTCCCTGCGGCTGCCGCGCTCGTTCTCCTCCACCAATTCCAGCTTCATCTTGGCCGTTGCGTCCGCACGGTCGTACTCCTCCTGTGAGACGACGCCCTTCTTGAGGAGAGCTTCCAGCCGTTTGCGCTCCGCTTCGGCGTTCTGCCAGTCGACACGGGCCCGAGCCTTTTCCTCCGCCCGGGGGCCGGCCAGCTGGAGGGCCAGACGAGCCCGGGCCTGGTCGATCTGGGCGCGCTGCTCCTGGATCTGAATGTCCAGCAGGTCGGGCTCTAGGGTCACGAGCTTCTGGCCGGCGACCACGGAGGCCCCTTCGTCCACGTGGACGGCCAGGATACGCCCCCCCACCAGGGAGCCCACCTGGACGTCGCGGGCCTCGATGGTTCCCGAAAGGATCAGGGGGCTCGGGCGCAGCAAGCGGGGGTAGGCCCACAGGATCGCCCCCGCGATGACGATGACCGCGACGATGGGGAGGAGGACCTTAGCTCTCATGCTCTCCTCTCGGGGGCGAGAAACAAGCCCGCGGGTGATCCGCCGCCGGGCGCCAAGGGCCCCGCCTGAGGCCTCATCACTTGGAACCGAGGGGCTTCTCGCCCCGCGGCCCCTCCTCGGCAATGGCAACATTGCGCTCTTGCAGAATCGTACCCGCGGCTCGGGCAAACTCCGTAAGAGCCTTGCGATAGTCGGAGAGGGCGGTGATCTCTTCGAGCCGGGCAGTGGACAGATCGTTCTGCCGCGTCAGGACGAGGAAGTTCGTTGACCGACCGACCTTGAACCGCTCGACCTCGGCCTGGAGCTGGATCTCGGCCGCCTCGCGACCCGCGCGTGTGGCCTCGATCCTTTGCGCCGTGGTCTCGAGCGTGGCCGCCCCGTTCCGGACCTCGATTTGCACACCCTGCCGGGTCTGGGCCAGGCCGATGGCGGCCTGGCGCTCCCCGACCTGCGCCATGGCCAGCCCCGCGCGGGCCGTGCGGTTGCCGATCGGGACGGTCAGGGACAGGCCGACCCGAGCGTCGGGGAAGAGGTTGTCGCCGATCGTGCCCCAGGAGCGGCCGAGGTCACCGCTCAGGGCCTCCGGAACCATCACCGGGAATATGGCGGCCAGAGCCCCCGTGTTGGGATTCTGCGTTCCGGCGAGACCATTCCGGGTGTAGGAGGCGGTCAGGTCAAGCCGCGGCTTCAGCCCGTTGCGAGCGGCG encodes the following:
- a CDS encoding ABC transporter permease, with amino-acid sequence MRGFWAVLRKEAIQMVRDRGTMRFALIIPVFQLGLFGLIDTNVRHVPTAIFDQSRTAQSRELIREFVNTSYFDVVGESSSRQALREEIVAGHAQVGIEVPPDYARKRLEGRPADFLVLVDGSDSSVSGQALAAANGLALSQSLDELTRKFGLTGLPLTPSALLLFNPDSRSANLLIPGLVAILLTFSGTVLAAFSIVRERERGTLEQLMVTPVSPLAVVVGKLLPYLALGFVQLILILLLMTWVFRVPIHGDVFLLLGLSLVYLFALLATGLLVSSRANTQMEAMQGAQAFLLPSIMLSGYVFPIASLPRFLQYVSRILPATHFIAIARGIIIRGAGFTDLWPNVAALLGLCTILVGLSTRAFRKTIS
- a CDS encoding response regulator, translated to MAFILVVDPDPTVRAIVAEILERAGAVCTLGDNPRQAAHLATIHRPDGVLLSIGPSLEGIEGARAIKAEWPRMVVVLLTGHGEDAYLGSTGKTGADALLPKRALPQTLLATLRRLDGRAFGKLWDGKERRQGHWGARQRPERRRPASPLEGRIAAARFDVRGETSGKRPFPVREPSSGLSRIPFAKPCQLLGVKGRYVAKTCDLSAAGVYVALEPVPDVGENFVISFPLPGRQAQLSVDSVVRWHNARWERRVLDLPPGCGLRFLSLASPDLQQIHTLVSSYVTALPRAPWPHGH
- a CDS encoding HlyD family efflux transporter periplasmic adaptor subunit; the encoded protein is MRAKVLLPIVAVIVIAGAILWAYPRLLRPSPLILSGTIEARDVQVGSLVGGRILAVHVDEGASVVAGQKLVTLEPDLLDIQIQEQRAQIDQARARLALQLAGPRAEEKARARVDWQNAEAERKRLEALLKKGVVSQEEYDRADATAKMKLELVEENERGSRREDIDAARGSLAQQESHLAYLLRQRKEMVVTAPADGVVQSFSLRPGDLVAANQAVLNLLEMNQLWVRVYVPETQMGLVRMGQEASLAVDTFPRRAFPGKIVEIREKGEYTPRNIQTLDQRTDLVFGVKVSITPTPELKPGMSALVTLKP
- a CDS encoding response regulator — protein: MLGTVPSRILVIDDDPAVGALYRAALELDGFSVTVTSNGHDGIQQILESRPHLVILDILMPVMDGWEVLGRLRTLEAPPPVIVATAAEVSSRALAAGATAWYSKATSLSLLREACRRLLDGN
- a CDS encoding ABC transporter ATP-binding protein; translation: MSTSPQRNGDFGIVVQGVSRDFGAFRALDRVSLAVRRGEIYGLLGPNGSGKSTLIRILCGLLNPTEGEASVDGLDVRKEGEEIRRRIGYVPQRFSLYEDLSVLENLDFFAAVYGLRGARLRERREWAIELTKLEPYRHRLAGQLSGGWKQRLSLAAGLMHEPRVLFLDEPTAGIDPVARRELWNLLFELAAKDVTLVVTTHYMDEAERCGTVGYLYLSHLLISGKPSELVNLPEVTPKGMRRVKAECEGGAAAVMGLARSLPYVEDVTIFGNALHILLDASVPDAQIARDLEASAHASVRVHPIEPALEDVFVRLTKIQAALQNGAPVEKAQ